In the genome of Brachypodium distachyon strain Bd21 chromosome 3, Brachypodium_distachyon_v3.0, whole genome shotgun sequence, the window TTGGTCTTATTTTTAGATATAATTTGGCTCTTTTGGCCTTAGTTCCAAAAGAATGTATTTATACAAAGAGTAAACGTGTGCATCTCCAATCTCCAGCCCGACTGCATCTTcctcccgatctctctcctgcgatctctctccctctctctgccACATCCCCTCTGTGGCGGGCAGGGTAGCGAGCGGCGTCGCTGACGCCAGAGCAGGCCGCACGGCGCTAACGAAGCAGGGCCGCGCTAGGCAGTCCCGAAACACTTATGTCCCGACCGCATCTTCTCTCTCCCGATCTACGTCCGGTCTCGATCTCGTCCACCCGCTGCGGCCTCCGCCTGCCAAGGCCGCCACTGCTCCGGTCGCCAAGATCCATGGACGGCCCCCGCGTAGCCACCATCGAATTCCCGGCCCGCCGACGTTCCCCCCGTCCATGGACCGTCCCATCACCGCCCAGCCGCCGTCGCAGCCCTGCCCCGAGTCGCCCCGCCGTTGAAGACCAGCATCACCGCCGTCGTCTCCTCGCAGCCTGCCCCACAtcatcgccgccgtcgcagcTCGGCCCCGGGTTTCTGGTACatattcaaatttgccaaGTTCTGTGGTATTATGACTGCTGAATCCTGCCTCCTTGCTGGAGAAGATTGTGCCTTATGAAGTTTGTTATCAACACACTATGCACTCTTGTGGTTTTAGTAGATGATTTCCTTAATGTTTTGCAGGCTGTTCATCGAATCACAAATCTAATAGACTTGAAGAGAAGGCTGGGCATTGGCCGCCGTTGTTGCTGGTACTTCCATCCTACGATAGCAGGTTGGATGGATTATTATGTTTCTcatagtttttgttttttgtacaTTGAGACTATTACATTTAATGTTGATGGAATTTAAAGCTAAATGGAATTAAGATATGCACTCATTCTCTTATGCACGACAGGAACTCCAGTCCATTGAATTTCAGGGCATAAAGTACTAAGTAGGTTTTTGTGTTGGCACCAATTTCTTGACAAAACATGAGGCCCTGATATTTTTTGGACGGAACAAATGATGGCGTGGTACTGGTATATAGCTCGTTAAGTAATTTCTCAGCAATTCACCTATTTATCTGCAATGTAGTTTACTCCGCTCCTGTTCTAGGCAAATAGGTTTTCTTTATATAGGTGTACATGTTATAGCATGATCCGAAGCGTGTTTCTTTATGATttcatttttaaaatttcattGCAACTCTGGATGCACAACTAAGACTCTCGTAGCTAAGTGTTGATTTGTAACGTACTCCAAAGAGCTGGAGTAATATGCAGAGAGTCATGTTGACCACTGTTTGCTGAATCATCGGCGCTGTCTTCCTCCAGCTTCTACTCCAAAGAGCTGCATCGCCGGCCTACTGGGACCATAGATGGAGATGACATGTGTGTCAGCTTGTATGAGTTAACGTTCTTGTAATAATTAGTACGAAATGCAGAGATGACAGTAGCAAAAATAGGAGATAATTAGCAGGAAATGTTCTGAGATGGCAGACATGACCCAACCAAATGCTTGTATGAGTTGTAATAGTAGCAATGAGTGGTGTATCTCATTTTGTTCCTGAAAATTCAATTTACAATAGTAGCAATGAGTGTATGTATGCAAGTTACAGTTATGAAATATATGCAAATGCAAGTGATACAATTTTGTGCGCCTGGATATATCCACTTGCTGCTTGTTATATATGCTCAGAGATGTTATGCACTTGATGGTTGGTTTCCGACAGCATGTATGCATTGCATGATTGATTTGACACCATATGTGCACTCCATGCTTGATTTTCACAGCATATATGCACTTCAACACATATACACTTCATATCATAAAAAACAGTAGACACGATGATATAAAAGATGCTGATTTTAAATTCATAAAATAGGATTCTGAGTTTACATCCATGATTTACTGAGTATCTATCAAAAAATGGATTACTCCGAGTTCACTTCTCACAAACTATCACAAGCATGACACAAAAAACATAGGAATCTGAGTCTTATCTCAGAAATCCTTACAAGCTACCAAACAGAGTTGTGAATCTGGAATCAATTGAAACGAAACAAGAACGcgtagaaaaaggaaaaaggaaagataGAAACATCTGAAAACATGCTAAATTTCATCAAGTCGCACCTTGTCTCGTTGTCTatagtaacaaaaaaaattgcaccaAATGTATTACCAAAAACAACTTGTCTAGCAGAGCGGTAACTTTGCATGTTGGATCCTCCGAGGTCGCAAGTTCGACTCGCTAGACAATTTTTTAACTTTATTTTTGCATGCTGTGATATAAAAGAATTGTTGCACTTATTCTGCGAAATCAGACCAACTAGCTGAGTGGCTTTACATCTCGGAATTGATAGAGAGGGTCGTGTGTTCGAAACTTTCATATTTTTACAGCAGCGGCCAATAAAATTGGTAAAACTGGTAAAACAGAGCCGCTGGGACTCGAACACACGATGGGGCATAGGGTAGCTTGATGTGCGAGCCAATAATCCAATACCAGAGTACTGATTAACTATTATTTGCAGCGCTGGACCCTTAACCATGGATCCTCCGATAGATGTTACATGACAAAATTACGAGCGTCACTGATTCAAATCATCTGTAACGCTACCACGTTCGTCATGGAAGTTATCGCCACCGTCACAGAATATGGCAATGTGTGACGGTGATCTGCGAGCTTCACTGATTTACAGTAACCATGACGGTAGGTGTAAAACGTCACCAAATTACATGTTTCTGTGACGCTTCCAGCCATTGTCATGAGGATTTTCGTCACAGTATATGAGTTCTCTTATAGTGGCCTCCTCCCCCGCTCTGTCCGATGGGGGCTTGCTCCACCGTCACCTCAGGGGCGGCCCCCGCGTCCGCCGCGGTGCTCCCTGGGGTGAGTTCTGCGGCCCCCGCTCCCGCAGTtgcggcggcaggaggggCTGCAAGGAGGATTGTCAAAAAGTAAAGCACAAGACAAGAAAAGGTAACGGGGAGGAATACTATGGCGGATATGGCGTACCTTGCGCGGTGTCCCCTCCCTCTGCGTCGGTCACCTCTTGGCGGCCGCCCTCGTCTATTGCCGGGTCGACCCCGGCAACACTTCCCGGTCCTGGATAAGAAAGCAGGAAGGAGTATTAGACGctgaaaggagaaaaagagagaggcaTAGGCGGCTGGGTTGCCAGGCATACCTGCTCCCGGGGCCGCCGGCTTGCTTACGGtgtgggcggcgccgcccccacccactgctgccgccgtcgccgcgcccCCCGTCCCGGCCTAGAGGCTTCCCCCGCTCGGGCCGGGGGTTGTGCGCAGTTTCTTGCTCAAGGTTGCCGGTGGAGAGCTCACTGGACCCCTCTACCCCGCTGGCCTGAAGCAAGAAGAATTATTCGCCGAAAGAATGTTAAGGAAAACAGGAAGCACGGGCTAAGGGAGAAGAACTTACTTCACTGGGTTCAACACCAGCCGGCGGTCGGCGAAGATTCCTCCCGTAGGAAGCGCCCCCCGGGCTGGTGGGCTGCCCCGCGCTGGCTCCGTTGCACGGCGGGCAGGCGGGACAGGGGCACGACGTCGTTGTCGTCGCTGTCCCCTTCCGCGGGGCTGTCAGCACCCCGGGACCCCTCGTCCCCCGATGTGTCGGCGACCTCGCGGGAGACGTTGTAGCCAGCAGAGGCGCCCACCGGCCCCTCGGAATCCCCGTCCgagtcgtcctcctcctcactcTCGGCCACCGGTTGCTTCCCGGTCCGGGCCCTTGGTCGCGGAGGAGGGCTGCTCGACGGGGTCCCTACCATGattccccactcgttgcagggtgggtagTTGATGGCTCCCGGGTTGGCGACATTCACGTGGAGCGCTATCCCACCCAAGGGAAGCCCGGCAAAGGGGGAGTTGTCGCCGGTGATCCCCCTGAGCCATGTTCGGATTTGCTCCATCGTCAGCCCGCCTCGCTGCAGCCTCATCCGGTTGCCCTCCCCCGAGTAGGTCCTGACCGGGTGGGTTCGGTGCTGCAGCGGCACGATGCGCCTCACGATGAAGCTCCAGGCTACGTCCAGATCCGTGAGCCTCGCGCGCCGCAGCGCCACGATCTTGTCGCAAATCGGTGTGAGCTCGGCGTCCCTGGCGTCGCGGTCCCGTGAGTCGCGGGACTTCTTCGGCAGCGCGGTGAGCTTGGTGTAGGCCTCGTCGTGCTCCTCGATATAGAGCCAACACTAGTCCGCGCGCCACTCCGTCTCGATCTTCCGGTCCTCCgtgacgatgaactccgatttgAGCCAGTCTTTGAACCGGAACGAGACCCCGGAAGACATTGCCTCGCCCTTCTCGACGCgagggtagtagtagtggcggaacaaCACCAcggacggcatcacccccacgaacgcctcgcaaaGGTCttggaagacggcgagctTGAAGAAGGAGGTGGGGTGAATCTGCGTCAGCTGGAGGCGGTACGCGGAGAGGATGGCATGGAGGAAACGGGattgcggcggcacgaacccggaaAGGATGAACCTCACAAACACCCGGTAGTAGTGCTCGCCGAGATCCGACCCGACGGGCAGGATGCGCGTCGGGCCGTGCTCGTTGAGCTTGGTGGCCACCGCCAAGCGCAGCTTCTCCACAGCCTCGCTGTTGTAGCCAGGCTTGAAGAACGCGAACTGGgccctcttctccttgtctttgCGCTCTCGCTCCAACATCTCCTTCTTGCTGCACTTCTCTCCTTTGCCGCTGGCGCCCTTGGGATGTGCTGGGCCTTTGGGTGCCATtggtggagggagggaggaggcaggGGGGGGGAGGCTTCTCGAGGGTTGGAGCACAAGGGGCTTGGGGGAGGCAACGGCAGGGGCAGTGGCGGAGGGGAGTTCTTGTGACGCCGCCCCTGGGTATTTATATCTGGCAGGCGGAATTGCAACGGACGCCCCCCACGATCAATAATCAAGCGCCCTAAAGATTTGGAGGAATCAAGACGGATGCGCAACGTGGCCATAACTCCCTGCTCACAAAAGGATAGTGGGGCCACAGATCGTGCACCCGCCCCTCCCGTTCCGATGAAAGGAGGCGTAATGGCGGCCTACGGGGTCGGGTTCCTAGTTTGGCTtggggacccacgcgtcgggaGGGCGTAGCTCGGCAACCGAATGAGGATGATACTGCCCGGGAGCTCAAGGTTGCCGGCCcacacccgggggctactgtcgtaccagtggcccacggggcccCCACTGGCACGGGACGCGCGGGTCGCAATTGATGAGGTCCCGCTAGGCCGGCTTCACCGGAGGGGCGAACCCGGGATGCTACCAATTCACTCCCACGCAACTTGCCGGGCAACGGTACCGGGGCGCCTTCCGGGTACCGGGGCTTCGGGGGTTGCAGGTTGGGCTGACGGAATAGTGGAGACAAGACCACACAGGCGCAGTGCATTAAATGACCCGACAAGAGTCATAttggcagggctagtcttgcccAACAAGTCTAGATCGGCTACCCTAAGAGCCGTTTTATTTACAATgcacagtggcctgggcgctgcatgaagcccagcATGGATCTACAGTAGGGTGagttttgtggcaatgacacgcgTGTAGAAAACATGTCACGCtacatgcatcggcacctgtggtatccccttgactataaaaggaggaccaatgccatcgGTCAAATGGTTCGAACCCCAGTCAGTAGATGGCAGTAGTGCTCCGTTCATAGTAGAATCCCTTAGAAGAACAAGTAGCTCACCCGGGAACTTCTCGGCAAAATCTATAAGAACACACACAtttcgtgaatacaactctaATCaagacgtagggtgttacacctccgggtggcccgaacctgggtaaatccgagtgtccacacttcgtgtcttacGTCACGCCAGCGATCGCTGGAGCGCTCGCCTCGCCCCTcaccgaacaacaagggggtgCCCAGCATCCCCGGTCCCGGAGACCCGTTCTCCGACACAGCGCCCAAGCCATTGTGTATCATAAATAAAATCTTTcttagggtagccgctctagacttgttgggcaagactagccctgccgatgtgactcctgctGACGCATTAATTGCACTGCGCCCGCTGTCTCGTCTTGTCTCCACTGTTCCGTCGGCCCCACCTGCAACCCCCAAGGGAGGCACCCGGGTACAGGTGCCTGGCTAGTTGCGGGGGTGCAAGCTGGTAGCTTCCCGGGTTCGCCCCTCCCGGGGAGCTGGCCTACCGGGTCTCGTTAGTTGCAAACCACGAGTCCCGTACCAGTGGGGCCCCATGGGCCACTAGTGCGACAACCCCCTCCGGCGGCATCTTTGTCAGCAACTTTAGCTTTATCGGCCTTGTTCTGCATTCgtgccaccatctcgtccacgacgCCCGGGACCgcttcccggtgggtcttggcttCATCTTCGTctgaccaggcgtcgaagaccgacccgaacgggaagtcggggtgggtggagtggacccgggtgagGATTTGCCCGGCGACTTGCTCGGCGGTGAAGCCGACTTGCCGATCCCCGAAAGCCGTGATGCAGTTCTCCCGGCCGTGTAGCCGGCCAACGAAATCCGCGAAGAATGAGGTGAAGCTGCCGATGTTCGCCCCGTCGAAGGAAGTTATAGGGATGTTGAACCCCTGCagtgcctccaccgccgagtctGCCCGCTTCTTCAGGCTGGAAGCCTCCTCAatcctgcgggcccgcagctcggtgcatGTGCCCCGAGCCTCTTGGGCCTGaagcttgtgctcgcggcattCCTCCTTCAGCCTACCGATCTCGGACGCCTTCCTTGTATTGTCCTCATCGATAAGGCGAAGTTTCTACCGCGCCATGTCGCGCTCGCCTTGAAGGGACGAGCCCGCCTCCTGGGCAGCCTTGAGCcgccccgcaagctcgcgctcccgggcgCGAGCCTGCTCTTGcaactccttctcccggcaCGCCGAGGCTTCGGCTGCAGTCGCAGCCGCCTTCTCCAGCTCCCCCACTTCGCGctggaggcgctggatctccaaGGAGTAGTGGGCAGCAAGTCCGACTTCTCTCGGAGACGCTCCTGGAATGAATCCAGTGCCGCCTGGTGCTCTTCCTCACCCTTGGCGTGCGTCGCCTTCAGCAACTCGAGCTCCCACTGGTGCACTTGCTATAGGTTGCACAATTGCCGGAGGACCtcggcctccggaaccccttGCACGGTGGGTGCCGCCCTCGCTTGCTGctcctgctggagctcctcccgcCGTCGCAGCTCtttgcgctgctcctccgcctctcgGCGTGTGGTGCCCAGCTCCGCCACTACGCGAccgtggtgctgctgcgcgtcgttgaagaagTCGACGAAGaaatgttgctgctgctggatgttgtcgataaCCTGATACCCTTGTAGGAACACACTGGGGTTGAAAGTGATTCAGCCCCATGatcgcccggcgagctcccctgctcctaggctgaaggcggctccggcggatGTGGAGGACCCCGCCACGGCCGTCTGCGACCCCGACGCTGCGTCAGGGCTCGGCGACGTGCCTCCGACTTGTCCGAGGCCCGCAGCTCCCTGCCCGCCCGAAGGGGCAGGCCGGGGGCTCGGGGGCATCTCCAAAGCACCGCTGCTTGCCTCGGCAGGTAGAGGCTGGTCCACGTCACCCCCCGCAGTGACCGTTGCGTCCTCGGCAAGCTCCGGGGCAGTTTGTTGAAGGGTTCCGGCGGAGGCAACCTCCTCCGGGGCATCGTCATCGTCCTCaccggtgaggtcgatcacccGCACCTCGGTGGGCGCGGGTGCAGTTGGAGCATCCCTAGCGACTAGGCATGAACACCTGCATCAGCCTGGGAAGTGATGCAGATTAACATAAGAAGCATTACATAGAATGAAGCAATACCTTGCCGCGTCCTGTCACTGGCTTGGTGCGCGTCTCCGTCAGCCGCATCTCCGCCAGTTGCCGGGATGCTCCCGCCGGCTGCCGTTGATCCTGCGGGGAACTTAGCATTAGGAAGCAGTAGTGAAAATCAATTAGAATAAGGGGTGCTCGATCCCGGGGATACCTGCTACTGGGCCGGTGCCTTGCAAGTTTGGGTCGGGGACTCGTGTGTCCCCAGTGGCAGGTGCCGCCAATGTATCCGCCGCGTCAGCGGCGTCCTTGTCACCCCCGCCCGATGTCGGGCGGGGTTTCTTGGCCGGGGCTGCCGGCGAGGTGCTGgactgccccctcttccttgaAGACCTGGGAAAGTACAGAAGTAAATTAGCATAGTATGTGAAATTCGTGAAAACTGAAATAGTTAAAACAACATTGAACTCACCCCggcgggttgagcttgagcaccctgtccgccaagATACTCCTCGCCGGAGGTCCCCTTCGTGCGGGGGGAACCGGTGGAGCCGTTGGAGTAGCAAGGACGGCTGCCATAACCGCCCTGTTGCGGGCTAGTCTCCCGCCTGCTTGCTCGCTCTGCAGCAGACCGCCTCACCAAGGGGACGTCGTCTtcatcgtcgtcctcctccgacgTGCCCCCTCTAGCTTCCGAGGGagcgtcgtcgtcatcgtcggaGTCTCCTTCGACGCCCAACGAagagtcgtcggagtccgagtcCTCCGGCCTGACGGAGTCCCGGTCCTGGTCGCCCTCCCCCGGCTCGGCAGCCGGCTCCACGAACATTCACTTCAACAACATCTCTAATTTATATTGACCCGAACCTCTAATTTTCTCTCGCTGTTATTGTACTTCCATTTTGAAACCAACTGATGGAAACAGGATACCCTATGTACCTCCTAGCCAGCATGACTAAGAAATGTCTTTCTTAATTTGCATCCACTAAGCAGGAGATTTTTCTATGAATGGTGTGCTAATTAAGTGACAGTGGAGCTACATCTCGACAACAAAAGGAAGATATGTATCAAATCCCTAGAGGATGAGTAACAGGAGAGACCACAAAAAATTGATAAACAAGTGGGAGATCCATCATTTTTTTGTCCTCTTTGCATGACACAAATTAACAGGTTTATTGATTAATATTGATCTTAAATTTTGATCATTTATAGATGACAAAGGGTATGAGGCCACAGTTGTTTTAAAGTTAACAAAGAAATGATGGGCACTCAAGTTACAATCAGGGTAACATAGGTCATTTGTGATTCATTAAATTTTGCCTTTCATCTTCGAAGAGGGATAGATTATCTAGCAAATCAATATTCGTTTTGACACAAAAACAGTAGTTACCTCATTTTATATTATCTAGGTTATCAGTATTGTTCATGGGATCTAGAAGTCTTCTGAAACATTTCTTAT includes:
- the LOC104584127 gene encoding uncharacterized protein LOC104584127 produces the protein MEQIRTWLRGITGDNSPFAGLPLGGIALHVNVANPGAINYPPCNEWGIMVGTPSSSPPPRPRARTGKQPVAESEEEDDSDGDSEGPVGASAGYNVSREVADTSGDEGSRGADSPAEGDSDDNDVVPLSRLPAASGVEGSSELSTGNLEQETAHNPRPERGKPLGRDGGRGDGGSSGWGRRRPHRPGSVAGVDPAIDEGGRQEVTDAEGGDTAQAPPAAATAGAGAAELTPGSTAADAGAAPEVTVEQAPIGQSGGGGHYKRTHIL
- the LOC104584128 gene encoding skin secretory protein xP2-like — encoded protein: MAAVLATPTAPPVPPARRGPPARSILADRVLKLNPPGSSRKRGQSSTSPAAPAKKPRPTSGGGDKDAADAADTLAAPATGDTRVPDPNLQGTGPVAGSTAAGGSIPATGGDAADGDAHQASDRTRQVARDAPTAPAPTEVRVIDLTGEDDDDAPEEVASAGTLQQTAPELAEDATVTAGGDVDQPLPAEASSGALEMPPSPRPAPSGGQGAAGLGQVGGTSPSPDAASGSQTAVAGSSTSAGAAFSLGAGELAGRSWG